One window of the Chitinophaga niabensis genome contains the following:
- a CDS encoding nitrilase family protein, whose amino-acid sequence MKTIKIATAQFENRSGDKKYNLSVIRELAQKAAADGADVIAFHECSITGYTFARHLDVSQMLDTAEFIPDGPSVKTLTAIAEELNIVILAGLFEKDANDNLFKAYVCVDRNGLVAKYRKLHPFINPHLTPGNEYVVFDLLGWKCGILICYDNNIIENVRATTLLGADIIFMPHVTMCTPSTRPGAGFVDPALWTNRYNDPTTLRQEFDGLKGRAWLMKWLPARAYDNAIYAVFSNPIGMDDDQLKNGCSMILDPFGDIIAECRKLDNDYVIATITPEKLQQAGGYRYKKARNPELYKDIIGQENTPEQKVVWMKEK is encoded by the coding sequence ATGAAAACGATCAAGATAGCCACAGCGCAGTTTGAGAACCGCAGTGGCGATAAGAAATATAATCTTTCCGTGATACGGGAACTGGCCCAAAAGGCCGCAGCAGATGGTGCAGATGTGATTGCTTTTCATGAATGCTCCATCACCGGTTATACTTTTGCCCGCCACCTGGATGTTTCACAGATGCTGGACACTGCAGAATTCATACCTGATGGCCCCAGTGTTAAAACCCTCACGGCCATCGCGGAAGAACTGAACATTGTGATCCTCGCCGGGCTGTTTGAAAAAGATGCGAACGACAATTTATTCAAAGCATATGTATGTGTGGACAGGAACGGCCTGGTAGCCAAATACCGCAAGCTGCATCCTTTCATCAATCCGCATCTCACACCCGGCAATGAGTACGTGGTGTTTGATCTCCTGGGCTGGAAGTGTGGTATACTGATCTGTTACGACAATAACATCATCGAAAATGTAAGAGCCACTACCCTGCTGGGTGCAGACATCATCTTTATGCCGCACGTAACCATGTGCACTCCTTCTACCAGGCCCGGCGCCGGGTTTGTAGATCCTGCATTATGGACCAACCGGTATAACGACCCAACTACACTGCGCCAGGAATTTGATGGTTTAAAAGGCCGTGCATGGCTGATGAAATGGCTGCCCGCACGGGCTTACGACAATGCCATCTATGCGGTATTTTCCAACCCTATTGGTATGGATGATGACCAGTTGAAAAATGGCTGCTCTATGATCCTCGATCCTTTTGGCGATATCATTGCAGAATGCCGTAAGCTGGATAATGATTATGTGATAGCCACCATCACACCGGAAAAATTACAGCAGGCCGGAGGATACCGGTATAAGAAAGCCCGCAACCCGGAACTGTATAAAGATATTATCGGGCAGGAAAATACGCCGGAGCAGAAAGTAGTGTGGATGAAAGAAAAGTAA
- a CDS encoding O-acetylhomoserine aminocarboxypropyltransferase/cysteine synthase family protein produces the protein MSNTPLRFETLQVHAGYQPDPTTKAAAVPIYQTTSYTFDDANHAADLFQLKQFGNIYTRIMNPTTDVFEKRVAALEGGVAGLATASGQAAQFIALHNILLPGDNFVTSSYLYGGTYNQFKVSFKRIGVEARFADLDNVASFEEKIDARTKAIYVETIGNPGFAIPDFEKITALAKKHDLPLVVDNTFGAAGYLFRPIEHGANIVVQAATKWIGGHGNSIGGVIVDGGNYNWGNGKFPQFTDPDEAYHGMQFWDVFGANSPFGNIAYIIRARVTGLRTWGPSLAPQNSFLFLQGLETLSLRVQRTVENALALAQWLEKHPKVASVNYPGLPGNKYHELGKKYLKAGFGGVLSFKIKGGKEAADTLVQSLQLIYHLANVGDSKTLIIHPATTTHQQLSEAEQKAAGVEPGLLRISLGIEHIEDIKGDLQQAFDKI, from the coding sequence ATGTCAAACACACCATTACGATTTGAGACATTGCAAGTACATGCCGGTTATCAGCCGGACCCAACTACCAAAGCGGCTGCGGTGCCCATTTATCAGACAACATCTTATACGTTCGATGATGCCAATCATGCGGCGGACCTTTTTCAGCTGAAGCAGTTCGGAAATATTTACACCCGTATCATGAACCCCACTACGGATGTGTTCGAGAAACGTGTAGCAGCACTGGAAGGCGGTGTAGCCGGTTTGGCCACAGCCTCAGGCCAAGCAGCACAATTCATTGCTTTGCATAACATTCTCCTGCCCGGGGATAATTTTGTTACTTCCTCTTATTTGTACGGCGGTACCTACAATCAGTTCAAAGTAAGTTTTAAAAGGATAGGGGTGGAAGCCCGCTTTGCGGACCTGGACAATGTGGCCAGTTTTGAAGAGAAGATAGATGCCCGCACCAAGGCCATCTATGTGGAAACCATTGGTAATCCCGGTTTTGCCATCCCTGATTTTGAAAAGATAACGGCCCTGGCTAAGAAACATGATCTGCCCCTGGTGGTGGACAATACTTTCGGCGCAGCAGGTTATTTGTTCCGCCCGATAGAACATGGTGCCAACATTGTAGTACAGGCTGCCACCAAATGGATCGGCGGGCATGGCAACAGTATCGGCGGCGTGATCGTAGACGGCGGTAATTACAACTGGGGCAATGGTAAATTCCCGCAGTTCACAGACCCTGATGAAGCATACCATGGCATGCAGTTCTGGGATGTTTTCGGGGCTAATAGTCCATTCGGGAACATTGCCTATATCATCCGTGCAAGGGTGACCGGCCTGCGCACCTGGGGCCCTTCCCTGGCGCCGCAGAACTCCTTCCTGTTCCTGCAGGGTTTGGAAACACTTTCCCTGCGTGTACAGCGTACAGTAGAGAATGCACTGGCACTGGCGCAATGGCTGGAAAAACATCCGAAAGTAGCTTCCGTGAATTATCCCGGTTTGCCTGGCAACAAATATCATGAACTGGGTAAGAAGTACCTGAAAGCCGGATTCGGTGGCGTGTTGTCCTTTAAGATCAAGGGTGGAAAAGAGGCGGCAGACACTTTGGTACAATCCTTGCAACTGATCTACCACCTGGCAAATGTAGGCGATTCAAAAACGCTGATCATTCATCCTGCTACCACCACGCATCAGCAATTGAGCGAGGCAGAGCAGAAAGCCGCAGGTGTAGAGCCAGGATTGCTGCGTATTTCATTGGGTATCGAGCATATTGAAGATATCAAAGGTGATCTGCAGCAGGCGTTTGATAAAATATAA